One region of Olleya sp. Hel_I_94 genomic DNA includes:
- the rsmH gene encoding 16S rRNA (cytosine(1402)-N(4))-methyltransferase RsmH: MTAYHNPVLLNETVNGLAIKPDGIYVDVTFGGGGHSKEILSRLGENGKLYAFDQDVDALENAIDDPRFTLIHENFRYIKRFLRFHGVKQVDGILADFGVSSHQFDVASRGFSTRFEADLDMRMNQNDTLSAFHVINEYDEEQLKQVLLQYGELRAAPAMAGLIVEHRKNEIIKTSDQLKKVLQRFLSPKHENKILAQIYQAIRIEVNQEIEALKEFLQQTPEVLKPEGRLSLISYHSLEDRLVKRFIRNGLFEGEPERDVFGRFEVPLKKVGGLIIPSKEEIKINNRARSAKLRIAEKI; this comes from the coding sequence ATGACAGCATATCATAATCCAGTATTATTAAACGAAACAGTAAATGGTTTGGCTATTAAGCCAGACGGAATTTACGTGGATGTTACTTTTGGAGGTGGTGGACACAGTAAAGAGATTTTAAGTCGCTTGGGTGAAAACGGAAAGCTATATGCTTTTGATCAAGATGTTGATGCATTGGAAAATGCAATCGATGATCCACGATTTACTCTAATACATGAAAACTTTAGATATATCAAACGTTTTTTGCGTTTTCATGGTGTAAAGCAAGTGGATGGTATTTTGGCTGATTTTGGCGTGTCATCACATCAATTTGATGTTGCTTCTAGAGGGTTTTCGACGCGTTTTGAAGCAGATTTGGATATGAGGATGAATCAAAATGATACTTTGTCTGCGTTTCATGTTATTAATGAGTATGATGAGGAGCAGTTAAAACAAGTGCTGTTGCAATATGGAGAGCTTCGTGCTGCACCAGCAATGGCAGGTTTAATTGTAGAGCATCGTAAAAACGAAATAATTAAAACTAGTGATCAGCTTAAAAAGGTGCTACAAAGATTTTTGTCGCCTAAGCATGAAAACAAAATATTAGCTCAGATTTATCAAGCAATCAGGATTGAAGTAAATCAAGAGATAGAGGCTTTAAAAGAATTTTTACAACAAACACCTGAGGTTTTAAAGCCAGAGGGTCGTTTAAGTTTGATTTCTTATCACTCCTTAGAAGATAGATTGGTAAAACGATTTATTAGAAATGGATTATTTGAAGGAGAGCCAGAGCGTGATGTTTTTGGTCGTTTTGAAGTGCCATTAAAAAAAGTTGGAGGATTAATAATCCCATCTAAAGAAGAAATTAAAATTAATAACAGAGCGCGAAGTGCAAAGTTGCGTATTGCTGAAAAGATATAA
- a CDS encoding FtsL-like putative cell division protein — MKKSIYSILRGTFLVSEDSFKNWKLIIFLSVLAIVMIASSHSLDKKVHQIAKLNNQVKELRSELYDGRTKLMQLKMESSVVKKMKEKGLAPSVIPPKKIIVKPQT; from the coding sequence TTGAAAAAAAGTATCTATAGCATATTAAGAGGGACTTTTTTAGTCAGCGAAGATTCATTTAAAAACTGGAAGCTTATCATATTTCTTTCGGTTTTAGCTATTGTAATGATAGCAAGTTCGCATAGTCTAGATAAAAAAGTACATCAAATTGCAAAGCTTAACAATCAAGTTAAAGAGTTGCGATCCGAGTTGTATGATGGAAGAACCAAACTTATGCAGTTAAAAATGGAATCTTCTGTTGTAAAAAAAATGAAAGAAAAAGGTTTGGCGCCTTCTGTTATTCCGCCAAAAAAAATAATTGTTAAACCGCAAACTTAG
- a CDS encoding penicillin-binding protein: MFIFGLLVVGKLLTIQVVQGDKYRALADKRAIKDVVIPANRGNVYSADGSLLATSIPKYDILFDAITPSDKNFKANLKPLSDALSNYTGKPSSFYQKELGKARANKNRYFLLARNIGYSEYLKFREFPLLKLGAFKGGLIVEQKVKREHPLGEVAQRTIGYERTDDEGNVTRAGIDGAFGVDYLRGKDGKRLKQKIGKGQWKPILDYDQVEPKDGFDVYTTIDVNIQDIAHHALLEQLELYQAEHGTVVVMEVETGEIRAISNLGKTASGHYWEKRNYAVYEAHEPGSTFKLMALMAALEDNKIDTSDVVDTGNGYKVFYGRGIKDSHGNGKISAARAFEVSSNIGLATIVDNAYAKDPNRFIDILSSWNLDKKLGISIKGEGQPMIPRPGDGKWSRNALPSIAYGYNLKITPLQTLTFYNAVANNGVMVKPRFIREVRDLNKQIEVFDKTIINEKICSDKTLRAAQEMLKNVVVKGTGRSLYSDYFSMCGKTGTARVEYWMDDWAKNPRYISSFSGYFPVDKPKYSCIVVIHKPSVKKGFYGADVSGPVFKKIAQKIFTDTPLIDQVASLNVKDVKVDKEYESYYKIANTYKTIMPDVTGLPVMDAMALLENMNVKVNVKCQGQGTVKSQSVNKNTKLKDNQTIVLEAS, encoded by the coding sequence ATGTTCATCTTTGGGCTGCTTGTGGTTGGAAAATTGTTAACCATTCAGGTTGTGCAAGGTGATAAGTATAGGGCTTTGGCAGATAAGCGTGCTATTAAGGACGTGGTTATACCAGCAAACAGAGGTAATGTTTATTCTGCAGATGGTAGTTTGTTGGCAACATCAATACCTAAGTATGATATCTTGTTTGATGCCATTACACCTTCAGACAAAAACTTTAAAGCTAACTTGAAACCATTAAGTGATGCCTTATCAAACTATACAGGTAAGCCTTCAAGTTTTTATCAAAAAGAATTAGGGAAAGCTAGAGCTAATAAAAATCGTTATTTTTTATTAGCTAGAAATATTGGCTACTCGGAGTATTTAAAATTTAGAGAATTTCCTTTATTAAAATTAGGAGCTTTTAAAGGTGGTTTAATAGTAGAGCAAAAAGTTAAAAGAGAACATCCTTTGGGTGAAGTTGCACAACGAACTATTGGTTATGAGCGTACTGATGATGAAGGTAATGTGACCAGAGCAGGTATAGATGGTGCTTTTGGTGTCGATTATTTAAGAGGAAAAGATGGTAAGCGTCTAAAACAAAAAATAGGTAAAGGACAATGGAAGCCTATTTTAGATTACGATCAAGTTGAGCCTAAAGATGGGTTTGATGTGTATACTACTATTGATGTTAATATACAAGATATTGCGCATCATGCATTACTAGAACAATTAGAGTTGTATCAAGCAGAGCATGGAACAGTTGTGGTGATGGAAGTTGAAACAGGTGAAATTAGAGCTATTTCAAATTTAGGTAAAACAGCATCAGGTCATTATTGGGAAAAAAGAAACTATGCGGTTTATGAAGCGCATGAGCCTGGCTCTACGTTTAAGCTTATGGCTTTAATGGCTGCTCTGGAAGATAACAAAATTGATACGTCAGATGTTGTTGATACGGGAAATGGTTATAAGGTATTTTATGGTAGAGGTATAAAAGATTCTCATGGTAATGGAAAGATATCTGCAGCCAGAGCATTTGAAGTCTCTTCAAATATTGGATTAGCTACAATTGTAGACAACGCCTATGCAAAGGATCCAAACCGCTTTATAGATATTTTAAGTAGTTGGAATTTAGATAAAAAATTAGGAATTTCTATAAAAGGAGAAGGTCAACCAATGATTCCTAGACCAGGAGATGGTAAATGGAGTCGTAACGCTTTACCGTCTATTGCTTATGGTTATAATCTTAAAATTACACCTTTACAAACTTTAACGTTTTATAATGCTGTTGCAAATAATGGTGTTATGGTTAAACCAAGGTTTATTAGAGAGGTAAGGGATTTAAATAAGCAAATAGAGGTTTTTGATAAAACTATTATCAATGAAAAAATATGTTCAGACAAGACCTTGCGCGCAGCTCAAGAAATGCTTAAAAATGTGGTTGTTAAAGGGACAGGTAGATCATTGTATTCGGACTATTTTTCTATGTGTGGTAAAACAGGAACTGCAAGGGTAGAATATTGGATGGATGATTGGGCAAAAAATCCACGTTACATTTCTTCGTTTTCTGGATATTTTCCAGTGGACAAACCTAAATATTCGTGTATTGTGGTGATCCATAAGCCTAGTGTTAAAAAAGGATTTTATGGTGCTGATGTTTCTGGTCCAGTGTTTAAAAAAATAGCTCAAAAAATATTTACAGATACGCCATTAATTGATCAAGTAGCATCGCTAAATGTTAAGGATGTAAAAGTAGATAAAGAGTATGAAAGCTATTATAAAATAGCAAATACTTATAAAACAATTATGCCAGATGTAACAGGATTACCTGTTATGGATGCTATGGCTTTGTTAGAAAACATGAACGTAAAAGTGAATGTTAAATGTCAAGGTCAAGGGACTGTAAAAAGTCAGTCAGTTAATAAAAACACCAAATTAAAAGATAATCAAACTATAGTTTTAGAAGCCTCGTGA
- a CDS encoding UDP-N-acetylmuramoyl-L-alanyl-D-glutamate--2,6-diaminopimelate ligase, with the protein MISLKDILYKVTLDAVVGSTNILVRNIHFNSRNVAINDVFVAVKGSLTDGHQYIESAIQQGAIAVVCEGLPSVTKAGVTYVKVDDSSAALAIMASNFYGNPSDNLKLVGVTGTNGKTTIASLLYQLFKKAGYKVGLLSTVKIMVDNQEFSATHTTPDSLTINRYLKQMNDEGVEFCFMEVSSHGIHQNRTLGLTFEGGIFTNLSHDHLDYHDTFAEYRDVKKRFFDELPKTAFALTNGDDKNGSVMLQNTKAKQYTYALKSFADYKAQILENQFNGLLLKLNDNEVWVRLIGNFNAYNILAIFATAELLGLEKEETLRLISELESVSGRFQFIISDQKITAIVDYAHTPDALQNVLETINDIRTKNEDVITVVGCGGDRDKTKRPKMGHIASALSTKVIFTSDNPRTEVAEVIIEDIEKGVEPQNFKKTMSIVDRKQAIKTACQLANPNDIILIAGKGHETYQEVNGKRHDFDDFKIVQDFLKQLQK; encoded by the coding sequence GTGATTTCATTAAAAGACATATTATATAAAGTAACGCTAGATGCAGTTGTAGGAAGTACAAATATCTTAGTGCGCAATATTCATTTTAATTCTCGTAATGTAGCAATTAATGATGTTTTTGTGGCTGTTAAAGGTAGTCTTACAGATGGACATCAGTATATTGAAAGTGCAATCCAACAAGGCGCAATAGCTGTTGTGTGTGAGGGGCTTCCAAGTGTGACTAAAGCTGGAGTTACTTATGTTAAAGTGGATGACTCAAGCGCAGCTTTAGCAATAATGGCTTCAAATTTTTATGGTAATCCCTCAGATAACTTAAAGTTAGTTGGTGTAACAGGTACCAATGGAAAAACCACGATTGCCTCGCTTTTGTATCAATTGTTTAAAAAAGCAGGATATAAAGTTGGTTTGCTTTCAACAGTAAAAATTATGGTGGATAATCAGGAGTTTTCTGCAACGCATACTACACCAGATTCTTTAACTATCAATAGGTACTTAAAACAAATGAATGATGAAGGTGTTGAGTTTTGCTTTATGGAAGTCAGTTCTCATGGAATACATCAAAATAGAACATTAGGATTAACGTTTGAAGGCGGAATATTTACAAACCTTTCTCATGATCATTTGGACTATCACGATACGTTTGCTGAATATAGAGATGTTAAAAAAAGATTTTTTGACGAATTGCCTAAAACAGCATTTGCATTAACTAATGGTGATGATAAAAACGGAAGCGTAATGCTTCAAAACACTAAAGCAAAACAATATACTTACGCCTTAAAAAGTTTTGCAGATTATAAGGCTCAGATTTTAGAAAATCAGTTTAATGGTTTGTTGTTAAAGCTTAATGATAATGAGGTTTGGGTTAGATTAATCGGGAACTTTAATGCTTATAATATCCTTGCAATTTTTGCTACTGCAGAACTTTTAGGATTGGAAAAAGAAGAAACTTTAAGGTTGATAAGTGAGTTAGAGAGTGTAAGTGGGCGTTTTCAATTTATAATTTCTGATCAAAAAATAACAGCTATTGTAGATTATGCTCATACACCAGATGCGTTGCAAAATGTGTTAGAAACTATCAACGATATCAGAACTAAAAACGAGGACGTAATTACTGTCGTTGGCTGTGGTGGCGATAGGGATAAAACTAAGCGTCCAAAAATGGGGCACATAGCTTCAGCGCTTAGTACTAAAGTTATTTTTACAAGTGATAATCCACGTACAGAAGTAGCAGAAGTAATTATAGAGGATATAGAAAAAGGTGTCGAACCACAAAATTTTAAAAAAACAATGTCAATTGTTGACAGAAAGCAAGCTATTAAAACAGCTTGTCAATTAGCAAATCCAAACGATATTATTTTGATAGCAGGTAAAGGACATGAAACCTATCAAGAGGTAAATGGAAAACGCCATGATTTTGATGATTTTAAAATAGTTCAGGATTTTTTAAAACAATTACAAAAATAA
- the mraY gene encoding phospho-N-acetylmuramoyl-pentapeptide-transferase has translation MLYYLFEFLEKNYQFPGASVFQFITFRAALAIILSLLFSTIFGKRIIVALQKKQVGESVRDLGLDGQLEKAGTPTMGGIIIILATLLPVLLLARLDNIYVIMLIVTMLWMGAVGFTDDYIKVFKKDKKGLSGKFKVLGQVGLGLFVGSIMYFHPGITIKTEKVNPVFETELITQSSEREFNVEEQSLKTTIPFVKDNEFDYSNLVTWMGDGYAKYAWLVFIPIVIFIITAVSNGANLTDGIDGLAAGSSAIIVFVLAIFAFISGNIVFSDYLNVMFIPRLGEMVVFIAAFVGALIGFLWYNTYPAQVFMGDTGSLTIGGVIAVIAIAVRKELLIPVLCGIFFAESLSVILQVSYFKFTRKKYGEGRRIFLMSPLHHHYQKKGYHESKIVTRFWIVGIFLAILSIVTLKLR, from the coding sequence ATGTTATACTACTTATTTGAATTTTTAGAAAAAAACTACCAATTTCCAGGTGCTAGTGTGTTTCAATTTATCACATTTAGAGCAGCTCTGGCTATTATTTTATCATTGTTATTTTCTACAATATTCGGTAAACGTATTATTGTAGCGCTACAAAAAAAGCAAGTAGGAGAGTCTGTTAGAGATTTAGGTTTAGATGGACAGTTAGAAAAAGCTGGTACGCCAACTATGGGAGGAATTATTATAATTCTTGCTACGTTACTGCCAGTACTATTACTAGCAAGATTGGATAATATATATGTCATCATGTTAATTGTAACCATGTTATGGATGGGAGCAGTTGGATTTACAGATGACTATATAAAAGTGTTTAAAAAAGATAAAAAAGGCCTTAGCGGAAAGTTTAAAGTGTTAGGACAAGTGGGTTTAGGGTTATTTGTTGGTTCGATAATGTATTTCCATCCAGGAATTACTATCAAAACAGAAAAAGTTAATCCAGTTTTTGAAACAGAATTAATAACTCAAAGTTCTGAAAGAGAATTTAATGTGGAGGAACAGTCGCTAAAAACAACCATTCCTTTTGTAAAAGATAATGAGTTTGACTATTCAAATTTGGTGACGTGGATGGGAGACGGTTATGCTAAATATGCATGGTTGGTGTTTATCCCAATAGTAATATTTATAATCACAGCAGTTTCTAATGGTGCTAATTTAACGGATGGTATCGATGGGTTGGCAGCAGGTAGTTCGGCTATTATAGTCTTTGTACTAGCAATATTTGCTTTTATCTCTGGTAACATCGTTTTTTCAGATTATCTCAATGTTATGTTTATACCACGACTGGGTGAAATGGTTGTGTTTATAGCTGCTTTTGTAGGAGCATTAATCGGGTTTTTATGGTACAATACATATCCTGCTCAAGTATTTATGGGAGACACAGGTAGTTTGACAATAGGTGGTGTTATCGCTGTAATAGCAATAGCAGTAAGAAAAGAGTTGTTGATTCCTGTGTTATGCGGAATCTTTTTCGCAGAATCATTATCAGTGATTTTGCAGGTTAGCTATTTCAAATTTACACGTAAAAAATATGGAGAAGGACGACGCATATTTTTAATGTCTCCTTTGCATCATCACTATCAAAAAAAGGGCTATCACGAAAGTAAAATAGTAACTCGCTTTTGGATTGTTGGAATTTTTCTTGCAATACTGTCGATAGTAACATTAAAATTAAGATAA
- the murD gene encoding UDP-N-acetylmuramoyl-L-alanine--D-glutamate ligase yields MKKQKLVILGGGESGVGTALLGKANGYAVFVSDKGKIKEKYKQVLIHNEIEWEEEQHSDNKILEADLVMKSPGIPEKVAMVKALINKGVPVISEIEFAIQFTNATIVAITGSNGKTTTAMLTHHVLKQELDVGLAGNIGDSFAKQVLEHNYKNYVLEISSFQLDGCINFKPNIAVITNIVPDHLDRYDYKFENYIASKFKITQNQTKEDYLIYDADDEVILQYINNNNIQATLLPFSLTKTIENGAYLDQDNIIITIDNNQIIMPTKNIALEGKHNTKNAMAASTVAHLLQIRKQTIRESLENFQGVEHRLENVLKINKVQYINDSKATNVNATYFALDSMESPTVWIVGGVDKGNNYQELYPFINEKVKAIICLGVDNEKLLASFGKMVDVIIETQFMSEAVKIAYKLAEAGDSVLLSPACASFDLFENYEDRGRQFKDAVRNL; encoded by the coding sequence ATGAAAAAACAAAAACTAGTCATATTAGGAGGTGGAGAAAGTGGTGTTGGTACAGCGCTTTTAGGAAAAGCAAATGGCTACGCAGTATTTGTTTCTGATAAAGGAAAAATAAAAGAAAAGTACAAGCAAGTTCTTATACATAATGAGATTGAATGGGAGGAAGAACAGCATTCTGATAATAAAATTTTAGAAGCTGATCTTGTTATGAAAAGCCCAGGAATTCCTGAAAAAGTGGCAATGGTTAAAGCGCTTATTAATAAAGGAGTGCCTGTAATTTCAGAAATCGAGTTTGCAATTCAATTTACCAACGCAACCATTGTTGCTATAACAGGTAGTAATGGTAAAACAACAACAGCTATGTTAACGCATCATGTGTTAAAACAAGAGTTGGACGTTGGGTTGGCAGGTAATATTGGAGATAGTTTTGCAAAACAAGTTTTGGAACATAATTACAAAAATTATGTTTTAGAGATTAGTAGCTTTCAATTAGATGGTTGCATCAATTTTAAGCCAAACATTGCAGTAATTACCAATATAGTTCCTGATCACTTGGATAGATATGATTATAAGTTTGAGAATTATATCGCTTCAAAATTTAAGATTACCCAAAATCAAACAAAAGAAGATTACTTAATATATGATGCAGATGATGAGGTGATTTTGCAGTATATAAATAACAATAACATTCAAGCTACATTATTACCGTTTTCGTTAACTAAAACAATAGAAAATGGTGCGTATTTGGATCAAGACAACATTATAATAACAATTGATAATAATCAGATAATTATGCCAACAAAAAATATCGCTCTAGAAGGAAAACACAATACTAAAAATGCTATGGCTGCTTCAACAGTAGCACATTTATTACAAATTAGAAAACAAACAATACGCGAAAGTTTAGAAAATTTTCAAGGTGTGGAGCATCGTTTAGAAAATGTACTTAAAATCAATAAAGTGCAGTACATAAATGACTCTAAGGCTACAAACGTAAACGCGACTTACTTTGCTTTGGATAGTATGGAATCGCCTACGGTTTGGATTGTTGGAGGTGTGGATAAGGGTAATAATTATCAAGAATTATATCCTTTTATTAATGAAAAAGTTAAGGCTATCATTTGTTTGGGTGTTGATAACGAAAAGCTGTTGGCAAGCTTTGGTAAAATGGTCGATGTTATTATTGAAACACAGTTTATGAGTGAAGCTGTTAAAATAGCTTATAAGTTGGCAGAAGCTGGAGATAGTGTGTTGTTGTCTCCTGCATGTGCAAGCTTTGATTTATTTGAAAATTATGAAGATAGAGGTAGGCAGTTTAAAGATGCTGTAAGAAACCTTTAA
- a CDS encoding FtsW/RodA/SpoVE family cell cycle protein: MQNTIINNIKGDKLIWAISALLAIFSFLPVYSAASNLAYIGGDGNTFGFFIKHLMHLFLGFSIMYGVHKIPYRYFRGLSMVMMPIVFVLLILTILQGTTIDGANASRWIRIPFVNMSFQTSTLAAVVLMVYIARYLSKIKDKTITFKESVLPLWIPIFIILALILPSNFSTTAIIFVMTSALLFLGGYPLRYLIAMGFAGIVGLTMFILVAKAFPDAMPNRVDTWMSRIDSFFNGEDSEEDYQIEKAKIAIASGGIVGVGSGKSIQKNFLPQSSSDFIYAIIVEEYGLIGGLALMILYMWLLFRIIIVAQKADTVFGKLLVLGVGLPIIFQAMINMAVAVELFPVTGQTLPLISSGGTSIWMTCLAIGIILSVSAKREEIIKKEKDSDDTNPLDILSETLED; this comes from the coding sequence ATGCAAAACACAATAATAAATAATATAAAAGGCGATAAGTTAATATGGGCAATTTCTGCGCTATTAGCTATATTTTCGTTTTTACCAGTATACAGTGCTGCAAGTAATTTGGCATATATTGGTGGAGATGGTAATACCTTTGGTTTTTTTATTAAACATTTAATGCACTTATTTTTAGGTTTTTCAATTATGTACGGAGTGCATAAAATCCCTTATCGTTATTTTAGGGGATTGTCAATGGTTATGATGCCTATTGTATTTGTGTTGTTAATTTTAACAATACTTCAAGGTACAACTATTGATGGTGCCAATGCTAGTCGTTGGATAAGGATTCCGTTTGTAAATATGTCATTTCAAACATCAACGTTGGCAGCTGTTGTTTTAATGGTGTACATTGCTAGGTACTTGTCTAAAATTAAAGACAAAACAATAACTTTTAAAGAGTCTGTTTTGCCTTTATGGATTCCAATTTTTATAATTTTGGCGTTAATATTACCGTCAAATTTTTCCACTACAGCAATCATATTTGTTATGACTAGTGCTTTGTTGTTTTTAGGAGGTTATCCTCTTAGATATTTAATAGCAATGGGTTTTGCAGGTATCGTTGGATTAACCATGTTTATATTGGTGGCTAAAGCATTTCCAGATGCAATGCCAAATCGTGTTGATACATGGATGAGTAGGATTGATAGTTTTTTTAATGGTGAAGATTCAGAAGAAGATTATCAAATAGAAAAAGCTAAAATTGCAATAGCCTCAGGAGGTATCGTAGGTGTTGGTTCAGGAAAAAGTATTCAAAAAAACTTTTTACCTCAATCCTCTTCTGACTTTATTTACGCCATTATTGTTGAAGAATATGGTTTAATTGGCGGATTGGCTTTGATGATTTTATACATGTGGTTATTATTTAGGATTATTATAGTAGCTCAAAAAGCAGATACCGTTTTTGGAAAATTATTAGTACTAGGTGTTGGTTTGCCTATCATTTTTCAGGCTATGATTAATATGGCTGTAGCTGTTGAGTTGTTTCCTGTAACAGGGCAAACATTACCATTAATTAGTAGTGGAGGAACAAGTATATGGATGACGTGTTTGGCAATTGGAATAATTTTAAGTGTAAGTGCAAAACGAGAAGAAATTATAAAAAAAGAAAAAGATTCTGATGACACAAATCCGTTAGATATCTTATCAGAAACATTGGAAGATTAA
- the murG gene encoding undecaprenyldiphospho-muramoylpentapeptide beta-N-acetylglucosaminyltransferase, protein MSNTNKAYKIILSGGGTGGHIYPAIAIANELKLRFPESEFLFVGAKDRMEMEKVPQAGYQIKGLWITGIQRQLTLKNMMFPFKLISSLWNAKKIINQFKPDVAIGTGGFASGPLLHVAALKGIPSLIQEQNSYPGITNKLLSKKVAKVCVAYNGLERFFPSEKIIKTGNPVRQDLLDISSKRAEAIKYFNLIEGKQTLLVLGGSLGAKAINELMVDELDFLQTLNVQVIWQCGKLYYQTYKLYGNTKHVQVHEFINKMDYAYAAADFIISRAGAGSVSELCIVGKPVVFVPSPYVAEDHQTKNANAIVKENAALLIAQEDLKVDFKNKFGQLVASKEKQEELSQNIKKLALVNATKDIADEVEKLLNK, encoded by the coding sequence GTGAGTAATACAAATAAAGCATATAAGATAATATTATCAGGTGGAGGCACAGGAGGCCATATCTATCCTGCAATTGCAATTGCTAACGAGTTGAAATTGCGCTTTCCAGAATCGGAATTCTTATTTGTTGGTGCAAAGGATAGAATGGAAATGGAAAAGGTGCCACAAGCAGGTTACCAAATTAAAGGATTATGGATTACAGGAATTCAGCGTCAATTAACGCTTAAAAATATGATGTTTCCTTTTAAACTAATTAGTAGTTTGTGGAATGCAAAAAAAATAATCAATCAATTTAAGCCAGATGTAGCTATTGGTACAGGTGGTTTTGCTAGTGGACCATTATTACATGTTGCTGCTTTAAAAGGAATTCCAAGCTTAATTCAAGAGCAAAATTCTTATCCAGGAATAACTAACAAATTGCTATCTAAAAAAGTAGCCAAAGTATGTGTTGCTTATAATGGTTTAGAGCGATTTTTTCCTTCAGAAAAGATTATCAAAACGGGTAACCCTGTTAGACAAGATTTATTGGATATTTCTTCTAAAAGAGCAGAAGCGATTAAGTATTTTAATTTAATTGAAGGTAAGCAAACCTTATTGGTTTTGGGCGGAAGCTTAGGTGCAAAAGCAATTAACGAGTTGATGGTTGATGAGCTTGATTTTTTACAAACACTAAACGTCCAAGTAATATGGCAATGTGGTAAGTTGTATTATCAAACGTATAAGTTATATGGTAACACAAAACATGTGCAAGTCCATGAGTTTATTAATAAAATGGATTATGCATATGCTGCAGCAGATTTTATAATATCACGTGCAGGAGCAGGATCGGTAAGCGAGTTGTGTATTGTTGGTAAACCGGTTGTATTTGTACCTTCTCCATACGTTGCAGAAGACCATCAGACTAAAAATGCAAATGCAATAGTTAAAGAAAACGCAGCACTATTAATTGCTCAAGAAGACTTAAAAGTTGACTTTAAAAATAAATTTGGACAATTAGTAGCTTCTAAAGAAAAACAAGAAGAGTTAAGTCAAAATATTAAAAAATTAGCATTAGTAAATGCAACTAAGGATATAGCTGACGAAGTTGAAAAACTATTAAATAAATAA